The Nicotiana sylvestris chromosome 6, ASM39365v2, whole genome shotgun sequence genomic sequence ctttaaaaaGTAAATCTACGTTTAAAATACTTGAATAATATGTAGAACTAAACCTAATTTTAATTTTAACATGTATTACATATTGTTACTGCTTCCAAAATAGTATTAGCATAGTCTTTTTAGAACCCGTGAATTGCATATAATTTTATTACAATTATAGACACTGGGTTCTTTACTAATTTGTTGAAATCAGttactatattttttttattgattaaAGTATATAGCACAATTTGTATTTGCGAGAAAAAAAGGCATATTTTGCCAGTTAGTTGAATTATTTGTGTTTTCTATAATGAACTTAAGAATATATAACTTTTCAAATAAATTTTACTTAATAACTTAAATATTCAAGGATTAATGCGTTCTTGCTAAAACTAAAATTGAAGAATGATAACTTGTGAAATTAAAGTAATGATATTATAAAACTTATAATAATTTTAAGTTGAATATATTGACTCACATGATTGGGGGCTTATATGGGGTATAGTTTCTTTGCTTATTGTGTTAGCTAAGATAGGTTCAACAATTACTATTTTCAAGAACTTATATTTTTTCTATAACTTTTATTTTATCTCTCAAACATAATTTTTTAATAGAATATTTATGTAGCATTTTAATAGTTCATACTCATCTAGATAGTATTCACGCGCAATGGTTCgtattttttactctttaaaactAGCTTTTATATTAAgcaaaataatattatttttttaattgtaggAATTATCATTTAATTATATTTCTATTATTTAGGAATAATCAGGTAATTATTTCCCTAGCTCTTAGGAATTTGATCTAAAAAATTATGTTATTTAATTGGAGTCCTTCATATAAACTCTTTTTAGATTTAGGGTATTGAATTCCAAGCATTTCACGagtgtttttttatttattttgggtTTACGAGTATTTTTTTGATATAAAAATTTAGGTTTAGTAGTCCTTATTTTCCTTTTCTCGTTGTGTGTCCttatttcctctcttttttcctaatatttaggattttaaaactCTAAAATTTGACTTATTAAATCTTTCTCTATTTAAACTATGTAGATAATCCGAATATTTAGGACACTAAAATCAATTATAAAGTTACCTTATATAGATCAAAATAACCATGATTGTTCACACGATGGTCCATGTGAaaataaggaattttgagatgatttataTACACATATTTTATTGATTGACGCTAAGCACGCGTGCAACACACGTACACTAAagctagtactatattaaaagcataaTGGCCCCTTCGCAAAATGTCgtttgccttttttaccctttaaaaatagagttcacactggataaaatagtaatttaaatATTTCCTAATATGTAGAACTTTCAAATGAAATAAATACTATTTATTAAATCTTTCCTAATTTAAAGTTGTATGACTCATAACAAAAATTTTGGGTATGAAATCTTTCCTTTTAAAATTAATAGAAAGTTTAATATTTagaatttcaaaataaatattgTCTGGGAGAACTAGGAGtatgttttcttttccttctattttcttaCGGCAAAATCCCTTTGAAATATGTTTAGCCATTCATTCTACTTATAGGTAACTTAGAATTTTAAGGGATAGTgagaggtttatatttaataatttttttaattattaaacgTAGTTTTCAAATATTacataaaaataatgaaaagaaaagtTTTGTTTGAATATGAAAGGAGTTCAAAAATTATCTATATTTTCTCTATTattataaaatcaaaaataaataaattatttttgtaatgTCAAGAATAAATAATCAACTCCTTGAATTAATTAATTAGCAAAAGAATCCAATTTAATTCTTTTTCAAAATCTCATGTTAGTAAAGTTATTTTTCAAGTTGATCAAACTCTTAAGTTACACAAATGTAATTTCCATAAGAAGAGCACTAGCGGCGACAGAAATTAAAAATTGAGCaaaattagttatattatgatattaatttgtTACTTATTTTTAGTATTAGGTAAcaaaattaataataattttcataatATATTCCCAAAGTTCTCTTAATAAACTTTTATTGGAcaaaatttctttatttagtGAACAAGCAAAATTAGATCAACATTCATTATTAAGAGCTAACATTTTTTAATTTTGTTCAATAACTCAAATGTATTATTTAATAATAGtcacattattttttaaaattatatactcATTGAAATAGGATACACGCGCAAAGCACGTACCCTATGACTAATTCTagaaaatacatatatatatatatatatatatatataataggcCAAATCTAAAGTTGGCATGACTTTTCAGTTTAGCATTCTAACATAGGCTTGTTCCAATTAGACACTTAAAGTATATTCATAATGTATCTATTGAACACCTCACTTACTATCCGTAAGAAAAttaaggcaaaatacataaaaaGACATATATAGTTGGCCCCATGTATCTATCTCACCCTCCAACTTACCAGTGATCATATAGACACTTCAAGTTGACACAAGTGTGTCTCGTGAACACCCGAGCTGACATGACAAAATGTTTAATTTTCACACAACTTTGGGCACGAGAAAGTtcttaaaattatatttttgttttatttttttcatgtGGGCGCAGTTTTGTCATCCTTAATCAAGCAATAACGAGCACCACCCTTCTACCACCATACCCGCCGCCACCTTGGCAGCCGACCTTCCTATCTCCACCATTTCCAGATCCAATTTTTATTGGCCAAAAGATGTAGCCAAAGAACATTCTCTGAGCCATCTTTCATCGACATCGTCCTCCATATTTTCTCTATGAGCGCCACTCGAAAACCACTAAAATGTCGTAAACCACCACCATCTTCTCCGACCTATCaccaaaaatttcaatttctTCCTCCATTAACCCCACTTCTCCAAGCACCAATAGCGTCAAGTATTATCACCAAAACGCTTTTACTTCATCGTAACACAAAAGACCATATTAGCTCCAAAGTTATCCTTCAGTCCAGTCATCAAAACcacgattttttttaaaaaccaaAGCACCACCACGGTTGTTGTTTTATCTAACTTGCAGAGAAACATTTGAGGTCATTCttattttaatttctattttGTTTGTCTTTAGTGTTTGTATTTGTGATAATTAAATTTTTAATCCACATAAAAagattaaatattttttcaataaAAATTGCATGTGTCATTCACTGATTTGTTTGTTTGCCACGTCATCCGCGGTTGTGTCTCATGCATGTAATCTGCCGGATTCGGGTATCCACGAGACACACCTGTGTTAACTTGAAATATCTATATTGTCACCTGTAAGTTGGAGGGTGAGATAGAAATATGAAGCCAACTTTAGGTGTCTCTCTATGTATTTTGCCAAAAAATAAAGGGAGTGTAGTCTACTCGCGGATGACGTGGCAAATCGACGAATAGAGTGGGAACATGTGTTATTTGGACCcaaaataattattaaataaatatcttgagacaaccccccccccccaattttctTCTTCGCTCAGCTACACCCAGTTGCATCCAAATTTCCCGTCCTTCACCATTGTTGTTACACAACCACaaccatccccccccccccctaacAGAGTATCACCATTCCACATGCTTACCAAAACAAAAATCTTAAATTATAACCTTAAATTGTTTCAATAGACAAATTTAAAAAGCCTACTATAAAAAGCTCTTACAATTAGAGAAGAACCACCATAGTCAGCGAgcagaaaaaaaaaagttgaccAACAACGACCATCGGAAAATATCGAGCTTTGCCGGAAAATTTATTCTCTGGCGATCCTGCACTGCCACCTCTGATACTTTGTCTCATTTCCTTCAACTCTTATTTCCTCATTTCAGAATCACCTTAAAAATTTCATGCTCCTTCAAAAATTAAATCAGATAACTACCGAGTTTGATCGAAAAATCTAGCCGGTGATTCCAGTTCTATCAATAACAATGAGAGCTTTGACAGCGCCAATGACCAAGAAGATTTAAGAGTAATCTgaaggattttttttttcaaaaacaagtGATTCTTTGTAATTGTTCTCCCAAGTCTCGGTAAAAAAATGGGATTGGAGCTATTAAAGAGTGGCTGGCCATGGGTTTATGGTGGATTTTTGGTGAAAAAaagctaaaaaataaaaatttatttaggTCTTCACGCGCTCAAGGGAAGTATTATTCACACAATATGACATGTAAGCGTTTTGTGTTTAATAGACACACATTTATTGATGTTTGAATGTCTAATAGGAACAAGCCTATGTTAGACTTCTAAATTGAAAAGTCATCCAATTTTAGGTGCCTCATGTCTTTGCCCTATAAAATACCTAATATGGTAAAGAGATTGTGAGTGCACATGCCTCGTGAACAACCTATAAATCTGCCCTTGTATGTTGATACTTGTCAATATAAACAAGCACAAATAAAGAAGCTTATTAATGTAATAAGATTTGTTATTCAAAGTTATGTGTTATGCTAATAAGTTGTAAATTTTCTACCCTGAATGTGCTCTATCTTGTTTTTCCTATTTCTCTTTATAATAATTTGTTTTCTCTTCTCCAATccaattttttttctaattaaaaATCTATTTacttaaaaaaatataaacatTTCTACCAATTGAATTTTGGTTCTTTAATTCACAGTATTTTTCTAAAACATGAGAGGGTACTTGTTGTGATTATATATAGTTTGTTAATTTAAATTAGTTCAGAGTATAGGGGTTTTTGTTTCCTTGAATTTGGAGAGAGgtctttgcaaaaaaaaaaaaaaaaaaaaaagggaatttttATCTAGCTATACTATAATAGAAATCTATTTACCACCTTTATTTAGGTTGCTTATTAATtactttgtatatatatatttacaagtTATATACAAGatcattaaaaagaaaaaaattcaaaaaatcccTTAATTTTAGCCTGTTAGTTACATGACACCCACCCCCATTTTCAATAACCCCATACATTTaagattttgtttctttttctctctttcttaataatcacccaaaatctctcttttatttttatatcccccccccccccccaaaaaaaaatcgattcttttcctttttcaaaggTTTTCAAATCCATTTTCTCTCTTTCTTACTAATTACCCAAAGTTTCTATTTCTTATTGATACAATGAAGACGAAATTCACAATATTGCTCTTGAATCAAGCTGTGGGTGAGTTTTGATTGAAACTTGAAGTAGATGAAGATCATAATTGTATCACAAATTTTCAGAAATGTATCGCGATTGTATTATAATTGTGTATGTATCATAATTATTGCAAGAATTGTATTACGAAtatatgataattatatattCACTATATATTTTTACGAGCGGTTGTGAGTTCGTGACGAATTTCATAGTTTGTATCACAAATAAACGATACTTGTATATTAATTTATTAGTAATGTATCATGTATTGTTTTGGGTATTAATGTACCATATACAAGTTAGATACAATTGTGATACAATTATGTTTTAGGCATTGCAGCAAAAGAACAATACAATTGATGATTTTTTAAGAATATAAAGCTGTTGACAATGGTGGGAAGAGAGAAGAGGGAAATTCCGGGTGTAGATTAAGGAATTTTGAtgtaaaaaaaggagagaaaacaggagaggaagaaaaaaagaaacgatataattgaatcccttaattgaaggcactTATAATAGGATGAGAGCCTTTTAGGGAGCAATTTCGTAAGAAAACCTAGATACTTATTAAAAACTATATAAAATAtaggtaaataaatttctaatatagtaTAGCTAGGTAAAAATTTCAATACTTTCATTAATAGTAcaatattaaaaatataatacaaaaGATTAGCATTAATTAATGATTAACAAATATGGCAgtaaaatatttatacatatagcAGATTTAATTCAATTCAAATCACCAAGAATCAAGCTGTTTAAAAAGGCAGTCCTAGTATTTAATATATTTCCCTATTTTTTCTCTCCATTCCATACcatgttttatattttttttagaaaccaaTCCATTCCATAACAGATTTTTCCTTTCCATACATGGACCTTTTTATATAATGTAATGTAGCAAATTATACATCTTTATATTCtaacaaaataaaatacatatatttacGAAAAAATTATAATGTATGTTTGTGGTGTATATACATTataaatcatatatttttttaggaaaattcatatatatatatatgcatatgttttttatatatgtctttatatttaattatatatcATCGATCCATTCCATAATAAATTTTATTCCTTTTTACACATGGACCTTTTTATTCAACTTAATCCtagaaaaattatatatttgtatatTCCAATGgaataaaatacatatatttcgtgaaaaaaatataatgtatgTTTATGGTATATTATAAATCATGtgttttttttaggaaaaattatgtatatatgcatatgtTATTTATACACTTATTTATATTTAAAGAGATATTATAAATATGCCATTTATATTTTGCACTAATATAACATGCATATTTGTACAAATTATCCGTATATAAATAGTAtatgtgacatattttttttcttctatatacACACTAGTGGCATACTAATATTTTAGATTAAATTTTATGTAAGGTATATGCTAGCAAGATACTTTGAATAATATCAATATAATAATGTAGTATGATGTATATATAAGTTATCTATGtggtatacatatacatacatatatatacatatacatatatatatagacaTATTAATTGAATATTTACATTGTAAATTATCACAATATTATATACTTGAAATATGTTAAATGTATATTTttagttaaaataaaattgtacagaaaaaagtttaaaataaaattgtacagaaaaaagtttaaaactcaaaaaagaaaaaaattctaaaattatCATTGTGTAGAGAGAATTATTTTTGAGATATTCATCTTTCAGAATCTTTGATATATTTGGGTAAGTGTTATTTATGgaagagaaaaaagaagttatagaAGAGTGAGAGAAAAGAAAATGTAGTAAAAAGTGAATTAATGTAGAGGGATCCCTTAGTTAATGGAGTTATCAAAATGAAAGtgctaaaaaagtaaaaaaaaaagtgcTGTTTTTGAAATAAACAAAGTCTATTATCATTTatgataataatttttaaaaagggaCCAAGCATGTAAAAAATGGTTCGATCGGGCTATTTTAACAGGTGCAGCCCATTAGTAGACAGAATTGGGTTTTGTTGTGTCAGAGTCCGTTTAGCGCCACACTAGCAGTGAGTGTTGGTTAGCGTTTGGGCCGTATCCGAGTATAGGTGTAACCGTGGAGTTTCTACGCACCAAAGCATCGCCCCACTTCAACAGGTGCTCTCTATTAGGCGCCAACCGCcgatttaatttcttcttttgataGTATTTGTATAAAGTTCCTATATATAGAgaaggaagggggggggggggatagtAATATCCGTTATTACTCATAGACAGATCTGGTAATTGATAATTATAGGGTTAAGCTATATTCTTATATTGAGTCTTTCAGAACTTTGATTTTTGTttagaaaaaaatataacaaaagtaTCTTATTTTGATTAGTCATCAGGTTATAATTACATAAAACTATCGCAGTTAGATTAGTTATACTGTTTAAAATATATCACGTGATTGCTATTTCTCTTAATACGTAAGTAATGGTAAAGTTCAAAGACCTAAATTCTTCATCATATATATGTACACTATTTAtcgtttaataaataaaatactgATTGTTGGAATACAATTTTTCTAGTAAAATCATATCATGCAGGATTTTTCGACCATCACTGAATAAGAAGTATTTTCAAAATGTAAGTTCAacactaatatatatatatatatatatatatatatatgtaatggCATGTTAATTAGTTCTTTGCCATTTGTTATATTTGTCAACGATTAGCTCAACTCCGTTTAGCATCTGTCATGCTATGTGAAGAACTAAATTGGAGTGTAATAAAAAAATTTAGCACCATTAAATTAAACTATATCATTTGTCTGCTAGATAATATTATGACATTGTACCAAATGAATTCTAAAAAATATGTTGTCATActgtttaaaattcaaaaaattcccCCAATCTCAGGagttaaaaaaaagaaattaccATAAAAGTTTCAAGTAgatcttaattaatttttaatttacaAAAATAATGATTAGAATTTTTTTTAGTATTATTCAATccagaaatagtaaaagaaagatttgTTTGATTCGATTATTCTTCTTTAAATTAAATTTACATATTAAGTGCTTGTGCTTCCCTCCATATACATATCCGAacctttttgtttctttcttcccTTTCCTTTCCCTCGTTTTCTCTCTCTTCCCGCTTTTTCTATTCTCagatctcatcttcttcctctcctcTCCCCAATTCCTTCCATTTCCCTTTTCTCTAAATTCCTCTCCTTCAATTTCCTCTGAAAAACCCCAAAAACCATAGCCACACGGGCTTCCATTCAATTTGATTGTTGAATTGAAAATCAAAGGATTAAAACTTTGAGAATTTTCTCAGCTGGGGTTTGCTTCAAAAAGAAGAGTAGCAGATCATGCAGCAGCCACATCATCAACAGCGTGAGCTCCCATTCACGTCGAGTAAACCGCCGCTTGGAGATTACCACCGCTTCTCTACTGACCCACTTCAACAACCTGAGGCCATCCTTGTTAAGTCTACTGTGAGTCTTCCAATTTTCATATACTAGAAATGGTCCTTTTTTGTTATGCAGTTTTTTGTCCCTTtattgagagtgagtgaattgAACAAATTCTAAGAAATTTTGCCGTTTAATTTGCATCAGTAGAGGTAAAATATATGTTGTTGTGTCCTGTAGGTGATTTCTTCCATTGGGTTTGAACTGAATTTTGATTTTACCAGTGTGGAATTTTTCATTTGTTCATATGCGTGGAAGTCCCCATTTCTAGTATGTGATCTTTCTTGATTTGGATTGTTGTCTTTATTAATTTACCCGTAACGATCTTAACTTTGTGTCATTTTGAGTTCAAGATTGATTTTGGTCTTTTGCCTTTATGGATGTCTTAATTTCCATAAGTTGGAGATAAAATTAAAGTTGTAGCAGCTCTTGTATTTTCAGCTACTAACCTACCTAAATTGCTAGGTTTCTTATTATTTTTGTGCCACCATTACTTCTTTCAATAGATAAGGAGACTATATCTGCCCAATTTAATTAGAAGGAGAAAGCAGAGGGGACAAGGTCATTCGTTTAGGTTGGTCAAGATCTAAATTACAATGTAAGAGGCGTGTGGAATTTTGAAATGCAGAAGATTGTCAAATGTCTTCGTATGCATTAAGaaggatctttttttttttttgatgaagtgaTTGTGTTTCATTAAAAAgagcatcaagaagatgcatagTTTCAGGAGACCTAGTTACAAAAgacaaaaacaaaagagagaagtTAGGCCCTATACAAAGTATCAATCTAGGACACGAGTACTAACAAAGTCCAAAAAATGTCCAGTACTAATTCCTCCCCTTTGCATTTTTCTTCGATGAATCAGTTTAAACTTTCAGGATGGCCATCATTTGCTGCAAAAAAACTTTTGCTTGATGTGTAAGAAGGAATGATTCTTAGTCGAGAGAGTTGCTATAGTCTATGACTAAATTCTAGGTTAACACTTTGGGTCTAGGTTAGTACGACTTTAAAACGCGTCATGAGGCTTGCTTCATTATATACCCAACATTTCTCCCGAGTATTCCCGATGTGGGATTTGCCTAGGGTGTTACATGTTGATGGAGTTTGGCTATGGTTTGACAAAAACTAAATCAAATTGATTGAATAGTAAAAATGAAGGTTGATATGGTTTTCAGAGCGTAAGGTTCTTGGTTGGAGTAAGAACTCTACATGATTGAGGGTAAAGTTGAATTCTGATTAGATTTGCAAGGTACTGGTTGGTCCTATGACTCAGCTTGTGGATCGGTGCTAGTTACATGCAATTTCTTGTGAATTGCAAATTGAGAAAGAAACTAGATGAATCATTAGAGGAAATAAATGCCTAATTAAGGAGCTGCAATGTTCTAATACATTATGCATCTCCCCCCCCCTCCCCCTGCTTGAACTGTTAAAAGAAGGCCTCTAGTCCTCCTGACTATGAACTAGCAACTGGTTGTTTCTGGTGAAGCATCTAAAACGTCGACCACTACATAGAGACTTGCGCATACTAGTCGTATGCTGTCTCACATGTCTAGAGAAGTTATAGCAGTAGCTTTTAGGCTGAAGTCAAGTCATATGATAGGTGGAAAAGGATAACGGATGGACTAAGCAACCATTGTCATGATGAATGAGGTCTACTCTACCAATAATTGGTAAAATACCAAACTGCATCAAATTTTTAATGAACTATTGAAACAATCAATGAGATCGATTGGACAAGCATCAAATAATATTATCTTCATGCTgctaatattaattttttattatGTTCCATTTCCAAAatctttatttaaatatttttagtgatACAATTTGAGTTTCTTGATTTAAGTGCGACAATCTGGTTGAGTAGTTTATAGTATCTATATATCAACTTCACTTCAGACACAATTTTTGGTTAAAGCTTCTAAATTTTATTGCTGATGGCGATGGGAACTTGGGGATATTCTATTGTCTTGATTAGCCACTGAAACGGAAGAGTGAAACAACAAATTACAAACAGGGAGTTGGTGCACAGATAACAGATTCTGGATATGCCGATGTGAGTAGTCCAATGCAGACACCAATCTCAGGGAAAGTTGGAAAGGCACAGAAAGTGCCTAGGACATCAAAGGCCAGATCTGCTTCTCAAGCTGCTACCTCAAATTTAGGTATGGATTCCTATGAAGAAGTTTTTGTCAACATTAGTTTATGTATctcatatcatcaatataaaatTCACCATTCTTATCTTATTCATTTTGGCAGATAAACAGTATAATGATAAGTTATATTTTCTTTGTTATATCGCTCCATCttatctttgtttttcattttatCTGAGTCACCCACCAATTTTAGAACACATAAAATTATGAAAGAAATAACTTCTTAAATATTTCAAATTACAGGATCCCCTTCAGGAAATAATGCTACTCCAGTTGGTCCTTGCCGCTACGACAGCTCCTTAGGTAAATTATTACTTTTATGACTTATGATTATCAATTTGTGTCTTTTAGTCTTTGTCTCCACTATGTCCCTAGGTGTGTGAATTTAGGTGTGAGCTTTATTTTTTATGCTTGTGCATTTATATTTTATAGGACATCTCTCTTAAAAAATTACTTCTTGTACTGGATAAACATATACCAGAGTAAGTAACTCATGACTTACCTCTCTTGATTCTCATTCAGGTCTCTTAACGAAGAAGTTCATTAACCTGATCAAACATGCAGAAGATGGCATTCTAGATCTTAACAAAGCTGCTGATACATTAGAGGTAACCTTCACTTCGCAGTTGATACTACATAAGCATGTGTGATGAAGTTCTACCAGCTTACACATCTTTTCCTTTGAACAGGTGCAGAAAAGGCGCATATATGACATCACAAATGTCCTGGAAGGCATTGGTCTGATTGAAAAGAAACTCAAAAACAGGATCCAGTGGAAGTATGGAAATGCTTATCCAATAAATATATTTTATTGAAGTTGTTTATCATTTGAAGTTCTACATTATTCAAGATCATTCAATAAACAAAAAGTTGTAATTCAGTTCTATTGTTACATAGGGGTTTAGATGTCTCAAGACCAGGGGAAGTTGATGATAGTGTTACAAGTTTACAGGTAAGAAGAAATATCTCGATGCCTGCCTGCTCTCTTAATTTGTTATTTGTCATTTAGCGCAGTCATAATCTGCCAAGTAGCCTGAGCCAAAGGATTAATCGTTGGCTTCTGCTTCCTTTTCAGGCAGAAGTAGAAAATATGACTATTGAAGAACGTAGATTAAATGAACAGACAAGGTTATCTTCTGAATGCCTCTAATACTATATTCAAGGTTTTATTTTGCTTCACCATTATGCTAATACTGTGTTATATTGGGTTTTTTCCAGAGAAATGCAAGAAAGGTTGACGGACCTGTGTGAAGATGAAAACAATCAAAGGTACCCGTTCTTTGGTTTATTAGTTCTTTTTGTTACTCTTGGTTATCAGCCGGTCTATCTGCTCACTTTTCCCTCCTTATTCTTGCGACTCATCTCCTCCAAAAGATGGCTTCTCGTTACTGAAGATGATATAAAGAGCTTACCTTGTCTTCAGGTAACTTTAGAACAGATGCTTTTGGTTTTTTCCTTTCATTCTTTTGTAATGCAATTTTCATCAAATGATCAGCGCTCACATTTATTGCCCTCATCAGAATGAAACACTGATAGCTATTAAAGCTCCACATGGCACCACTTTAGAAGTCCCAGATCCTGATGAGGTAACTGCTTTCTCTTTAGTACagaaacttttcctttcagtatCGTAGCAAGTCTACTGGTTATTTAACTTGTTACCTCAGCAAAATTTAAGTAGCAGTTCTACATATATTAGTATGTCTTCCTTTCTCCAATAGGCTGTTGATTATCCACAAAGGAGATACAGAATTGTGCTTCGCAGCACCATGGGACCAATTGACGTTTACCTTGTCAGgtactttttctctttttgttgcaACTAATCTATGATATTGAAACGATTAATATGTTGCTAGAAAGAGAGTGCAGTGTTTATATTTTAAGGGCAATGTAACTTAATAGGGGGAGTATAGATGATTTGTGTGTAattctttctttgttttgaaaattttatttAGTCAATTCGAGGAAAAGTTCGAAGAGATAAATGCTGTTGAGGCACCATCAGCCATGCCTTCAACATCAGGTTTCAATGAAAATGAAACTGCAACATTGCCTACTGAGGAGAGTGGAGGAGTTGATGGCAGAATAgacgaaaaagaaaatcaaagtgtGTGCGCAGATGTTGGTACTTCGCAGGACTTTGCAAGTGGAATCATGAAGATTGTTTCAGATGTTGATGTATGTTTTAGTTTACAAGCCTTAAAAAATTGATAGTTGAGTGTTTTACAAGCAAGAAAATTAGGAAATTCAGCATATATAGTGCATCATTTTGTCTTTTACGTGATGAGTAGGATTTTTGGAGAAACAATCTAATGCAGTTATTGCGAATTCAAATGAGCGATTGGATCAGTTTATTTTTTCCGTCACTGACTTTTTGTACGGTCCTGCAGAATGAAGAAGATTACTGGCTTTTGTCAGATGCTGATGTTAGCATCACTGACATCTGGAGGGCAGACTGTATCCTATTTGTTCCCTGTTTCATttggttttttatttttatttcttgctACCAATGGAAGTTATCCAGTGAAGATAGAATCCTTGACTCAAAAATAGCCGTTCTTGACTGGAACGAGTTGAACGTAATTCATGAGGATTATTCAATTGCTAACGTCAGTACTCCACGTGCCCAAACTCCGCCATCCAGTACCACTGAACTGCCTTCTGCAAATACAACTGGGAGCTGAGTAGTAT encodes the following:
- the LOC104246588 gene encoding transcription factor E2FB-like isoform X1, which produces MQQPHHQQRELPFTSSKPPLGDYHRFSTDPLQQPEAILVKSTPLKRKSETTNYKQGVGAQITDSGYADVSSPMQTPISGKVGKAQKVPRTSKARSASQAATSNLGSPSGNNATPVGPCRYDSSLGLLTKKFINLIKHAEDGILDLNKAADTLEVQKRRIYDITNVLEGIGLIEKKLKNRIQWKGLDVSRPGEVDDSVTSLQAEVENMTIEERRLNEQTREMQERLTDLCEDENNQRWLLVTEDDIKSLPCLQNETLIAIKAPHGTTLEVPDPDEAVDYPQRRYRIVLRSTMGPIDVYLVSQFEEKFEEINAVEAPSAMPSTSGFNENETATLPTEESGGVDGRIDEKENQSVCADVGTSQDFASGIMKIVSDVDNEEDYWLLSDADVSITDIWRADSVLDWNELNVIHEDYSIANVSTPRAQTPPSSTTELPSANTTGS
- the LOC104246588 gene encoding transcription factor E2FB-like isoform X2, encoding MQQPHHQQRELPFTSSKPPLGDYHRFSTDPLQQPEAILVKSTGVGAQITDSGYADVSSPMQTPISGKVGKAQKVPRTSKARSASQAATSNLGSPSGNNATPVGPCRYDSSLGLLTKKFINLIKHAEDGILDLNKAADTLEVQKRRIYDITNVLEGIGLIEKKLKNRIQWKGLDVSRPGEVDDSVTSLQAEVENMTIEERRLNEQTREMQERLTDLCEDENNQRWLLVTEDDIKSLPCLQNETLIAIKAPHGTTLEVPDPDEAVDYPQRRYRIVLRSTMGPIDVYLVSQFEEKFEEINAVEAPSAMPSTSGFNENETATLPTEESGGVDGRIDEKENQSVCADVGTSQDFASGIMKIVSDVDNEEDYWLLSDADVSITDIWRADSVLDWNELNVIHEDYSIANVSTPRAQTPPSSTTELPSANTTGS